A region from the Thermodesulfobacteriota bacterium genome encodes:
- a CDS encoding bile acid:sodium symporter, with translation MKTFIDIAIPIGVFYLMFIVGLELTRNDFRKVFLNPRLIVIATILQFILIPIIGVVLVQLMKPSPQVLAGVLLVAACPGGGISNYYTYLARANTALSVTLTTASCLAAILTIPICMEGFTLYLSEQFIIKIPFAKLIAQLLLLVVLPVIVGMKVRRLYPDMKERYESALRYVSIIAFVILIGFVVYKERANIPADFSDTAFASVAFTIITMILGFGVGWIMGLSASDRFTLLIEFAVRNLAIATAISVGIFHDLGFAVFATVYFLVQVPIIIAAIFLFRRFQSMRYAFPP, from the coding sequence ATGAAAACTTTTATCGATATCGCTATTCCGATCGGAGTCTTCTACTTAATGTTTATTGTCGGACTGGAATTAACGCGGAACGATTTCAGAAAAGTCTTTCTTAACCCAAGGTTAATAGTGATTGCGACAATCTTGCAGTTCATTCTTATTCCTATAATCGGTGTGGTTTTAGTTCAGCTAATGAAGCCTAGCCCTCAAGTATTGGCCGGGGTCCTACTGGTGGCGGCCTGCCCTGGGGGCGGCATATCTAATTATTATACTTACTTAGCTCGTGCGAACACGGCTCTGTCCGTAACATTGACAACGGCTTCCTGTCTGGCGGCGATTTTAACAATTCCCATTTGTATGGAGGGATTCACATTGTACTTGAGTGAGCAATTTATCATTAAGATTCCCTTCGCAAAATTAATCGCACAATTACTACTTCTTGTCGTCCTTCCTGTTATTGTCGGAATGAAGGTTCGAAGGCTTTATCCGGATATGAAAGAAAGATACGAAAGTGCTCTAAGATATGTCAGCATTATTGCTTTTGTGATATTGATTGGATTTGTCGTCTACAAGGAGAGGGCGAATATACCGGCTGATTTCTCCGACACTGCCTTCGCCAGTGTTGCTTTCACTATCATAACCATGATTCTTGGATTTGGGGTTGGTTGGATCATGGGATTGAGCGCAAGCGATCGTTTTACGTTGCTCATAGAATTTGCAGTAAGGAACCTGGCTATCGCAACCGCAATTTCTGTGGGAATATTTCACGATCTTGGGTTTGCGGTTTTTGCGACTGTTTACTTTCTTGTTCAGGTTCCGATAATAATTGCTGCGATATTCCTATTCAGAAGATTTCAATCGATGCGATATGCATTCCCACCATGA
- a CDS encoding MbtH family protein gives MSVDEDDDKTIYKVVVNHEEQYSIWPSDKDNPLGWNDVGKVGPKSECLAYIKEVWTDMRPLSLRKKMEEMEKEKKAKVKVKASSKRKTKTK, from the coding sequence ATGAGCGTAGACGAAGATGATGACAAGACAATCTATAAGGTCGTAGTGAACCACGAAGAACAGTATTCCATATGGCCTTCAGACAAAGATAATCCTCTGGGCTGGAATGATGTTGGAAAAGTTGGACCAAAGTCAGAGTGTTTAGCTTACATAAAGGAAGTATGGACTGACATGAGACCTTTAAGTCTAAGGAAAAAGATGGAAGAGATGGAAAAGGAGAAAAAAGCAAAAGTGAAAGTAAAAGCCAGCTCGAAAAGGAAGACCAAAACGAAGTAA
- a CDS encoding 4'-phosphopantetheinyl transferase superfamily protein, translating into MKKPKPIWHLPPKKSIIRQDEAHLWLTDLNLRPSLLENLKNTLSTDELARANRFHFEKDRHHFIAARGVLRVILGSYLKLKPNRLNFTYNSQGKPKIVTEMDYDYLNFNLSHSHGLALYAVTLGREIGIDIERVRTSLSCEKIAKRFFSPLEFKTLVALPPSERIEGFFNCWTRKEAYIKAIGEGLSIPLDQFDVTLNPSDEAKIVSIKGDSILASNWSLYPLTPAPGYVGALAVEGKNLRIKHWMWSG; encoded by the coding sequence GTGAAAAAACCTAAGCCTATATGGCACTTACCACCTAAGAAATCAATTATCAGGCAAGATGAAGCACATCTCTGGCTTACAGATCTGAATTTAAGGCCTTCATTGCTGGAAAATCTCAAGAATACCCTTTCTACGGACGAGCTAGCCAGGGCTAATCGCTTCCATTTTGAAAAAGACCGACACCATTTCATTGCTGCCAGAGGCGTTCTTAGAGTAATACTGGGAAGCTATCTAAAACTAAAACCAAACAGACTTAACTTCACTTACAATTCTCAGGGAAAACCGAAAATTGTGACTGAAATGGATTATGATTATCTAAACTTCAATTTATCGCACTCACATGGGCTTGCATTATACGCCGTTACCTTGGGTAGAGAAATAGGAATCGATATCGAAAGAGTCAGGACAAGTTTATCTTGTGAGAAGATCGCAAAACGATTCTTCTCACCCTTGGAGTTTAAGACTCTCGTCGCATTGCCTCCTTCAGAGCGTATTGAGGGATTTTTTAATTGTTGGACTCGTAAAGAAGCTTATATCAAGGCTATCGGAGAAGGTCTTTCTATACCGCTAGATCAGTTTGACGTGACACTGAACCCAAGCGATGAAGCTAAAATTGTTAGCATTAAAGGAGATTCGATTCTGGCGTCCAATTGGTCATTGTACCCTCTGACGCCAGCGCCTGGATATGTCGGAGCCTTAGCCGTGGAGGGAAAAAACCTTAGGATCAAACATTGGATGTGGTCAGGGTAA
- the coaBC gene encoding bifunctional phosphopantothenoylcysteine decarboxylase/phosphopantothenate--cysteine ligase CoaBC has translation MSRISGKNIVLGVTGGIAAYKSCELVRRLVKEEATVRVIMTKNAAEFVTPLTFQALSLNRVATEIYDIEWESEIGHISLADNADLIIVAPATATFIGKAAAGIADNLLNAVILATKSPVIVCPVMNVNMYNNPAVQENIEGLHRRGFIIVEPDEGELACGWEGKGRYPELGVIIQEIERVFSRKDFTGKRVMVTAGATREYIDSVRFISNPSTGKMGYALAKEAWLRGADVLLISGKTDVSPPTGVDIVNALTASDMYQEVMDHLDWADIIVKAAAVGDFTPSNIIQGKIKKSKKDLTLTLKPTKDILLEIGKRKDGKIIVGFAAECENIIENSKEKLKGKNADLIVANDISKAGSGFGQDTNAAYFVDRSGKVEELPLMSKSDLANRVFDKILEIRANIGS, from the coding sequence ATGTCTAGAATCTCTGGGAAAAACATAGTACTAGGCGTTACAGGTGGAATTGCGGCTTATAAGTCATGTGAGCTTGTCAGGCGGTTAGTCAAAGAGGAGGCGACAGTACGCGTAATTATGACCAAGAACGCCGCGGAATTTGTAACACCCCTGACATTTCAGGCTCTATCTTTAAACCGGGTGGCTACCGAAATCTACGATATCGAGTGGGAATCGGAGATCGGACATATTAGCCTCGCAGATAATGCGGATCTTATAATCGTAGCTCCTGCAACCGCTACTTTTATTGGAAAGGCAGCAGCAGGAATTGCAGACAATCTGCTCAATGCTGTGATCCTGGCCACCAAGTCCCCCGTAATTGTATGTCCGGTGATGAATGTGAACATGTATAACAATCCCGCCGTACAGGAAAACATCGAAGGTTTACACAGGAGGGGATTTATTATTGTAGAACCGGATGAGGGAGAACTCGCATGCGGTTGGGAAGGCAAAGGTAGGTATCCCGAGTTAGGTGTGATAATACAGGAAATCGAGAGGGTATTTTCGCGTAAAGATTTTACGGGTAAGAGGGTGATGGTTACGGCTGGAGCTACCAGGGAGTACATCGATTCAGTGAGATTCATCTCAAATCCATCCACTGGAAAGATGGGGTACGCCCTTGCGAAAGAAGCTTGGTTGAGGGGAGCCGATGTGCTTTTAATCTCGGGTAAAACCGATGTTAGTCCACCAACTGGCGTGGATATTGTCAACGCGTTAACTGCCAGTGATATGTATCAAGAGGTTATGGATCATCTTGACTGGGCTGATATAATAGTTAAAGCTGCTGCCGTTGGTGACTTCACTCCATCGAACATTATTCAGGGAAAAATCAAGAAAAGTAAAAAGGATCTTACACTCACACTTAAACCGACTAAGGACATCCTTTTAGAAATTGGAAAGAGGAAAGACGGAAAGATCATAGTGGGATTCGCTGCTGAGTGTGAGAATATAATAGAGAATTCAAAAGAAAAGTTAAAGGGGAAAAACGCGGATTTGATAGTAGCAAATGATATTTCAAAGGCAGGTTCTGGGTTTGGTCAGGATACGAATGCGGCGTATTTTGTGGACAGATCGGGAAAGGTGGAGGAACTTCCCTTAATGAGTAAATCCGACTTGGCCAACAGGGTCTTTGATAAGATTTTAGAGATTAGAGCAAATATTGGTTCCTAG